In Quercus robur chromosome 11, dhQueRobu3.1, whole genome shotgun sequence, the sequence GAGTAGTGTActttataatttcaaaactaattttgaaaatgattgaaaaatactGACTCCATAACTCTTTTGAACATGAGTAGTGTACTTTAATTATCAATGATTGATGTGGTTGGTCTAACTATGTTTCCAAAGAGCCGTATTTGTGAGTCATACTTCCCACACACTCCTTGTCAGGAAGAGATTGAAGAGGTGAAAGAAGACcagaataaataagaaaatgaaagagattGTTGTGCAGTTGATAGGTTTTAAAGACCagtttcaaaaataacaaaaatgccagtgttttaacaattttcgaaaacaaccaaaaacatatGGAGTTTCTCAAGGGCCATAGACTAttcttcacaataatttttgagtaattatctttaaaattttaaattaaaaaaaaaaaaaaaaaaaaaaaaaaaacagcaaaccATCGCACCCACCATTGgtttttcccctttttcaaACAGAAAActcttttcaaaaataataacgAAACATTccagcatttttattttttaatacatccATAGATATTTGAGATctataataccaaaaaaaaaaaaaaaatcatctcatttacttaaaaatactaataaatatattatgtaCAATGATTATTCTATTCTTTCAAAGTGATATCCGACTAAGATGAAAGGTGCTCAACCTAAATATcgaaaattataataatattaatagttgtaacttgtaactaTTTCATTGGGGAGCATGGAACATTGCAATTAATCAAAGATGCTACTTTGGATCGCGTGCTAGCTCTTGCACTTTAAAGCAGACAACAATTAAATGACCTTGTACTCGTAAGTCATAAGTCGCAGCTAATATATTTGGCTAACAAGTAACCCTTCCCTTACGTGATATGAATCATGCCTTCTTATtcattaaaatgttttaaaaataaaaaaattttagagttGAAGGGTTGTTGGGTAAAAGGGCATGAAATGAGAGTAGCAGAGGCTATATAGCCTATCTCTAagaaaagttgttgaaaagtttcgaaaaaaaaaaatgtgagtaGCAGAGGCTATATAGCCTATCTCTAAGAACAGTAGTTGAAAAGTttcgaaaaaaagaaaatggaagaaaagGTAGTTGAAAACTGTATGTAAAGTGGTCTATGAAAATGTGAGTAGCTGCCGCTGCTCTTCAATGGGGGAATAGGATTAAACCTGAAGTTCTAACAAATTTATAGAGGTATTTAGGGAGGGGAAGAACTAAATAGGCTATATATATTGCATATTATACAAACAGGTCAAACATAAAAACCCAACTACcacatgatgaaaacaaaaagaaaaaaccattgACCATATAAAGTAACTCTTAGTTACAAAAGTAGAAAGTTTAATAAAAGTGTTGCTAATATTCAGACATGAATAAATACTTTAGTACGGTCACTCACACCACCTTGACATATTTGACATCGTATAAATCTTGTTGAACATAGCTAGCTTCTTCCACACTGTGGTGCACATTCttttgaaattgtatttttaaaactcgattttagCTCGCATGATATACTatgtacaaacacattatatgtGATGATCATTGTCCATCTGATAATAGATCACATTGACTATAAATAATGTAATCAATTTTCCTACTAATAGctcataaaatatattattaatttttaaagtttccACGatgaatgctttttttttttttttgactcacgATGAATGCTTTTAGtctttaatatttcaaatgagcAATTTCAGTTCCTACAATTCCAAAAACAAACTCTATCGGTTGTTCGGCTAGTTCTAtgaattttcttatatatatatatatatatatatagttaatggaataataaaataacctttttttaataacatgaaatttacttattatttaaaaaacttGCAAAGCGCACTTTCACACtcaaaaatagacaaaaagaaatttaaagtaCAAACTTTTATGAAATTATGTCATTTATGTTAAAGCACTTAATTATGTCTAAGAATTAGTTCTCATTCTTCTCGATTCTATGCTTGCCAAGGCCCAAAAATAAGGAGAAGACAGTAATTAATGCGAAGCCATGGAATTAAACATTTTGATTTACATATCACGGATGTCTGTGTGTGTTTTTACTGTTTGTAATTTACTAATTTTGTTTAGAAGTTCCCTTTACCTTATGCCTGTTTACTGTTTTTATCCTTGTGTAAACTTGAAATGTTTTGACTTTAGATGCTAaagatatatttattatattgggttTATGTGTAATGGTATAAAATATTTGACCACTTGAAATCGGCAGTGATCTTTCGGGTGAGCGGCTGAGTCGGGATTTCAAGGTCCATTAGCAGTAGTCCAACTGCTAATGGGCTAACCGATTTGCTAGAAAGGCCAAACCTgagcaattttatttatttatttattttgctttttggATGATTCTGTAAATAAGTAAATTGTACTTACAAACTGTACAATATAGGCTACAACAAATCATGCAACTAGGCCCAATAACCAGCCCACTACAAgttcaaaacaaaaagaaccatAACACTTTAGTGGGATGACATTGACGTTGCCCAGAAAACTTTAGCCCATAGCAGATTATCCCCAAATTTGACTCAAATCACTTTAGCGGGATGACATTGACATTGCCCATAACACTTTAGCCCTTTCACCTTTgtcatatttctttattattggTCCGGACTCTCCAGTACAAGGCCAGTTTGTATACCGAAACAATCAAATAATTTCCCCTATAATTTAGATACATTTTCATACACCAATCATTACTTTACTCGTTACTCTCACTTCATCAAAAATACTATTTACTAATATCATTTTGTTTAGAGataaaatgctaaatatttatCCTAATACTATCACTAATTTGTTTATAGATAAGATGCAAATTAATATGCAAGAGGTTATTGTTGTTGTAACAAGGTTTTCTTTCAAACTAGTTGAAAAAATCTTCTCTAACTCATAATATGATAACTCGTAAAATCATTCATGCTTATAGTTTAAATAACTCACATAACTCATTAAATATGTCATATGATTAGAAGTACATGTAAATAGTTTATCAATCGTTACATGATGGTTGAAGGATTTTTTCTCCACATTGGTTTGGAGATAAACTTTTTCCCTTATTATTGAGAGACTTTTGTTtgtgaaaatacaaaaaaattacaaataagatataaaaaaaaaaattacaacaattattttttgaagGATAAAATTTGcttacaaacttggttgtagctaATGACAACAACTGTACTCAATATTTTTGTATGCGATGTAAATTTGGACAAATCCACAATTAAatagcattttttattattatatatttcatgcttacaaaatttccaaaatatcaaaaatcaatagttatattTGATGAACCCTGGGATATCAGTGGACTAAAAATGCCGGGCCTTGATAAACTTGCGATTGGATCCTGAGAAAACAAGCAAAAACTCAAAGGAGACCGGTGGAAGCCGGCCAAGAACCCTTCGATTGTGAAGTTAGTTTCTGACTAAAAATGTAAACTCAGTTTCCCAAAAACAGAAATCCTTACTCTTTCATTGGCGTGTGCTTATATAGTATGCGGGAAGCGGTTACTTGTTTGGTAACCGTTCCTACAGTTGAGGAATCCAACAGGCTCGGAAGTAACTTCCGTAACTGACGTAGAAGTTTGCATTTCACAACGGTTGGGCTTGACTGGCGACGGTACGTTCTTCCACTCGGCGGAGATGTAATAACCTCCCTTGTCCTTCATGGACGAGGGGATGGTAGCAAGCTCGTCCGTCCTTTATGGATGGACGAACGGTAGAAAGCCCGTCTGTCCTCAAGGACAGACGGACGATAGTGAGCTCGTCTGTCCTTAAGGATAGACGGACGAGTTGGCAAAGATTTACCTCTTGTTTATCCTTTGGACGACACATATGGACGGGAGATGACTTAGCGAATTTTCGTTGCACATCAATATTATCagtcaaatgtttaaatttcaactttttgtaatattaaattatgtgaaaaaaaaagttaatttatacaatgaataataaataaaatccgaTAGACGTGGACTTTTTACATATGTAATGAGAACATAAAAACATGAAATCTaattgttaaattttcaaaatatgtattattttttttagtgagagttgtagcaattggttacaaccaaatttgtaactaaattttgtcatttaatttcttgaatatatTGAGACAATTAGAAATATTGCTCCTCCTAGGATTAATGTTCTCACTTTTACCATTTTCCCTTGCATTACTCTccaaacttataaataaattagcATTCGCTCTCCgtattaaatttttacaaaaatactGACTGTATTCACACAAAACTCTCgcattatattatttgatttgcCAACgtatcatttaattaatttataaaaataatattttagtagTAAAATGCTCCAAaacttttcaagaaaaaaaaggtcACAAAACCATTGcatctctttttcttaattattgCATTTCCatgatttattataaatattacaTGTCCAAGATTCATCGcattattagttattacaaGAAGTTTCTAGCACGTAACTATAACATATATATCATTGTCCTTAAAGACTTCAATCGGGAGAACTGGACCACTAGCCTTACCATTTTCATGAGTAGCTCCAATAACATTGTCCCACTACACGTCATTCATTAGGACAACGATATAGAGTATGGAGTAAAACACAATAcatgagatagaaaatttagACTCTTCCTTACGGCCTAAACACATGCTACACAACACATCAAAGACTCCCACGAGAATGGCCAATAATCTCATCCACAAAATCTTGGATATTCCGGTCTGAGGACCCACCATCGGCTACCGCCGCACGTGCCGCCCGCTTGAACTCTGCCAcgtttttcttgaattcctcagaTCTTGGCCCAGTCATAATTTCTTCAATGCATCTTTCTACTTCCATGGTTGCCACAAACCCATCACTCCCTGGCTTAAGCCTCACACCCACGTTGAAAACTTCAGCAATAAGCTTTGCATTTGTGGGCTGGTCAGTCCACTGAGGATATGCAATCATTGGCACACCTGTAGCTATGGCTTCTAGCAAGGAACTCCAACCACAATGTGTTAAAAAGCATGCAATAGACGGGTGAGATAAAACCTTTGTTTGAGGACACCAAGTTACTATATGGCCTCGGTCTTTTGTTTCTTCCAAAAACCCTGGTGGGAATTCTTCTTCACCTTCTGGTTTTGGCACTTCTGAACGTTTCAACACCCAAAGAAATGGACGATTACTGTTCTTTAAGGCTGTTGCAATGCTCACTAACTGCTTACCTGATAACACTATGATACTCCCAAATGAAACGTAGATAACTGAAGAAGGTGGTTGATGATTGAGCCACTCCATGCATGATTCTTGGGGTTCCCACATTTCTATGCCAATATCGAGATTTGGGTCTTCACCAAGTATGGAAGGAGGGACTAGTGGACCAACAGCTCGTATTGGGCAAAGCTCAGCCATGGAATCAATGGCTTCCTTCTCAAGCTCATAGAATGTGTTTCCCAGTACCCACTTAAGCTTCTTCAAGTTTTTGAACACTTGGGCGAATAGCTTTGGTACACTACCAAATGGATTTGATGGAAGAACAAATGATGGTAGGTCATGTGTGTGCAACAATGGCAAGCCTGGTAATTGAACACTCATGTCTGGGTTTGTAGGAGTAGGAAATGGGAGGA encodes:
- the LOC126707502 gene encoding UDP-glycosyltransferase 84B2-like; the encoded protein is MALNEQKEEIHVLMVAFAAQGHINPLLRLGKRLVSKGLHVTLAVTEVFQQRMFKSSSITTTNSIYGIQLLFYSDGFTIEYDRKANIDLYMETLSKFGPLSLSNLIKNRFHGEHKKLSCIINNTFVPWVADVAEEHKIPCAMLWIQPCALYAIYHHFHIKLLPFPTPTNPDMSVQLPGLPLLHTHDLPSFVLPSNPFGSVPKLFAQVFKNLKKLKWVLGNTFYELEKEAIDSMAELCPIRAVGPLVPPSILGEDPNLDIGIEMWEPQESCMEWLNHQPPSSVIYVSFGSIIVLSGKQLVSIATALKNSNRPFLWVLKRSEVPKPEGEEEFPPGFLEETKDRGHIVTWCPQTKVLSHPSIACFLTHCGWSSLLEAIATGVPMIAYPQWTDQPTNAKLIAEVFNVGVRLKPGSDGFVATMEVERCIEEIMTGPRSEEFKKNVAEFKRAARAAVADGGSSDRNIQDFVDEIIGHSRGSL